Proteins from a genomic interval of Cydia amplana chromosome 8, ilCydAmpl1.1, whole genome shotgun sequence:
- the LOC134650536 gene encoding ubiquitin-like protein 4A gives MKLTVKKLQGGECCIEVLPTTSIFEIKREVAGKLAIPVEEQKLLLLGRTLADEQTIESYPTIKDGTKLNLVVKKPDGLLEASMKYFKKLGMADKEATNAANKLLKIVEDKFNKLSWDDIDRLSMDCLLEECGQSRPVVENEPENDDMYGL, from the exons ATGAAATTAACAGTTAAGAAGTTGCAAGGTGGGGAGTGTTGTATTGAG GTGCTACCAACAACatctatatttgaaataaaacgaGAAGTTGCTGGAAAATTAGCCATACCTGTTGAAGAACAAAAGCTTCTGTTACTTGGGCGCACCTTAGCCGATGAACAGACTATTGAGTCATACCCAACCATAAAAGACGGCACCAAACTCAACCTTGTTGTGAAAAAACCTGATGGTCTACTTGAAGCTTCAATGAAATACTTTAAAAAGTTAGGTATGGCAGATAAAGAAGCCACAAATGCAGCTAATAAACTTCTTAAAATTGTGGAGGATAAGTTTAATAAGTTGTCTTGGGATGATATAGACCGGTTGTCTATGGATTGTCTGTTAGAGGAATGTGGCCAAAGCCGGCCAGTGGTTGAGAATGAGCCAGAAAATGATGACATGTATGGTTTGTGA